The sequence AAAGATTCAGACAAAACTTTAGCAGAAAAATTAGAGCTTACATTACCGGAAGCATCAAAATTGGAAGTTAAAGAAGTTGCAGCTGACAATTTGAAAGAAGTTAAGGTTGTATTCAACAAATCAGTTGACGAAGAATCAGCAGTTGATTTGAACAACTATGATTTGGAAGATGAAGACATAGAAGATGCAGTATACACAGCAGAAGACCATACAGTTATATTGACAGTAAAAGATGAATTGGAAAACAAAGAAGACTATACATTAACTATTGATGGCGTTAAAGATGACAAAACTGTCCTTGACGTTTCAAAGGACTTTACAGCACTTGACAATGCTGTTCCTGAAGTAGTAGAAGTAGTAGGACTTGGAACAAAAGCTGTTAAAGTAGTTATGTCAGAGCCGATTAACGGAGCAAAAGCTTCAAGCTTCAAGATTGACGGAAAAACTGTTTCCGGAACTATTCAAGCAGCAGGAAGAGATATAATTGTTAAGACATATTCAGCTATATCGGTTGGAGATCATGAATTAACAGTTGGACAATTAAAAGATTACAATGAATTCAAATCAGTAGAATCAAAACATTCATTCACAGTAGTGGAAGATAAGGATGCTCCGGAAGTATCTGATGCAGTTGCAACAGCTCTTGAAAGAGTAGTTCTTACTTTCAGTGAAGACGTAGATTCTACAACAGTTAATACAAAGACTGTATACTGGAAGAATGGTTCAACAAAAGTATATCCAGAAGAAGTTAAAAGATTAGCAGGAAATAAATATGCATTTACTTTTGAAGCAGACGATGCGTTACCGGTATATGAAACTACTTTGTATATAACAGGAGTTAAAGATTATTCAGGAAATACTATGGCAGATGCTGAAAAAGCTGTTAAACCTTCAATAGATGATTCAAGACCAGTAGTTAGAAGCGTTGATGTAGATGACAGCAAAACTATAATAGTTAAATTCAGCAAACCTGTAAATACAGATGCAGATGATAAAGCTAGTGCTACAAATCCAAATAATTACAAAATTACTGATTCAGATGATAACAAACAAGCTATAAGTGGTATTAAAGTTGATGATTCTTCAAATAAAGTAATGAAAATTACTCTTGGGAAAGCATTGGATGAAACTGAAGATTACACTATTAAAATTTCCGGAATAAAAGACAGAAACAAATATGCAAATTACATGGTTGATTACACAGAATCTCTTGGAGTAAAAGGAATTAATTCTCCGGAACTTACAGGAGTCGCAATAAAGAATTCAGGAGACGACCATACAATTTATTTGTATTTCAGCAAGGATATGGATCTTGATACAGTTTCAAATGCTGAGAATTATTTAGTTGAGATTGATGGAACCAGCAACAAATTATTATCAGCAATAAAAGGCTCGGAAGTAGAAGTAGTTACTTCTAACGGAAGAACCGTAAAATTAACTTTTGAGTTGGAAGATAAAGATCCAACAGGAGTTGCAGGCTTAGGACTTAAAGACACTTCAGGCAATACATTAAAGAACTATGGCAAGATTGTAAAACCTGTAGAATATAAGGATGTTAAGATAAGTGCAACTGCTAAATCAAAAACAAAGATTGTAGTAGAGTTCAAGACAACTGATGAAACAAAATTAGCTTTAGATCCTGAGAAGACAAAAGAAAGTGCGTTTATGACAGATAAGACTCAAGACGATGTTACTATTAATGAAAATAAGGTAACTATAACCTTGGCTAAAGATCTGAATGCTGATCCTAATGATAATACTCTAACTATAGATCCGACAAATGTATATCTATATAATGAAACTAAACTTAGTGATGTACTCAAAACAACAAATGAGATTAAATTTGGGAAGAATGGAAGTAACAAGATAGGAGACGAAATTTCTCCATCATTGATTGGCGTAGATGACGTAGATGCAAAAGTTAATGGTGAGAATGTAGATATTGTATTAACATTTGATGAAAATTTAGCGGCTGTAAATTCGGCTACATGGAGATCTGATCTTATAGTTGAAGCAGTTAATGCAACGGATGATCCAGATAATAGCAAATTAGAATTAGCTGCTGTAGGAACAGATGCTAAGCAATTAATACTTTCAGTACCTATTTCACAAATAGATGCAGAAGAAACTGCATTCTTAATTGGAGTAAAAGAGAATGCAAGATTTATAACAGATGCATCAACTAATTTGAATTTAGCAGATGAAACTGATCCGTTGTTAAGAACAAATGTTGTAAAAATTGAAGAAACTAGAGAAGAAAAAGCGGAAGCAGCAGTAAAAGCATTAGAAGATGCAGCAAAAGAAGATTTAAAACTTGAA is a genomic window of Acidilutibacter cellobiosedens containing:
- a CDS encoding Ig-like domain-containing protein produces the protein MKKTLSLLLVLAMVLTSFTAVFAADETEKTPGEILQEIGVLKGNAEGDLMLKKEVSRQDMIVLLSRLLGQEDEAKAFTGETTFKDIEDPYYVPYIAWAQANELTNGVAEGGEAFGFGRSVTQQEVLAFLLRALGYGFDEVEFENVAAKAAELKLIDDAKADLTVASTREVLAELSLKALKTKVKDSDKTLAEKLELTLPEASKLEVKEVAADNLKEVKVVFNKSVDEESAVDLNNYDLEDEDIEDAVYTAEDHTVILTVKDELENKEDYTLTIDGVKDDKTVLDVSKDFTALDNAVPEVVEVVGLGTKAVKVVMSEPINGAKASSFKIDGKTVSGTIQAAGRDIIVKTYSAISVGDHELTVGQLKDYNEFKSVESKHSFTVVEDKDAPEVSDAVATALERVVLTFSEDVDSTTVNTKTVYWKNGSTKVYPEEVKRLAGNKYAFTFEADDALPVYETTLYITGVKDYSGNTMADAEKAVKPSIDDSRPVVRSVDVDDSKTIIVKFSKPVNTDADDKASATNPNNYKITDSDDNKQAISGIKVDDSSNKVMKITLGKALDETEDYTIKISGIKDRNKYANYMVDYTESLGVKGINSPELTGVAIKNSGDDHTIYLYFSKDMDLDTVSNAENYLVEIDGTSNKLLSAIKGSEVEVVTSNGRTVKLTFELEDKDPTGVAGLGLKDTSGNTLKNYGKIVKPVEYKDVKISATAKSKTKIVVEFKTTDETKLALDPEKTKESAFMTDKTQDDVTINENKVTITLAKDLNADPNDNTLTIDPTNVYLYNETKLSDVLKTTNEIKFGKNGSNKIGDEISPSLIGVDDVDAKVNGENVDIVLTFDENLAAVNSATWRSDLIVEAVNATDDPDNSKLELAAVGTDAKQLILSVPISQIDAEETAFLIGVKENARFITDASTNLNLADETDPLLRTNVVKIEETREEKAEAAVKALEDAAKEDLKLEAKLVAAEKAVTDAKDAVAKISDADLKTKLTARITTAEKIVTDARAAFNKKADEDAVVAEAAKYNDTEVPNTVEIGDEITLITGEPNKDVKVSLEVIDGNDYLQVVDGKLILKRVAKGTDFIGKVKVSFEKGEAKDSKDITVTIKAQQ